AGCATAGCCAAGATACCATCAATTGTCTAACCCGGTGGATTATATCCTCTTGTGTGCTATATCAAGACGTCCAACAAGATTTTTATGAACGTTGGAATCTTTATAGGCCTTATCTTGTAGCAGCTCTTCCCTCGAATATTGAAAACTGGAATTATGCAGACGACTTAGCCGAAAAAGGGATATTACCCTCGCATTCCGCATTGTTCCACCAATACTACCATCCCCATTATAGATTGGTAGATCTTAGTTTAGATAAATATAAGCAAGAATTTATGGAGTTGATAGATGAAACAGATTAGAGTTCGTTTTGCCCCCAGTCCAACCGGATATTTACATATAGGAGGGCTTAGAACCGCACTTTACGATTATCTTTTTGCCCGCAAAAATAACGGTAAATGTATCTTACGCATTGAAGATACAGACCAAAGCAGAGAAGTAAAAGGAGCGGCTGATATGCTGATTTCTACTCTGCATAAGCTTGGTATCGATTTTGACGAGAGCCCCGTAGAGGGAGGAGAATTTGCCCCATATACACAATCTGAGAGGCTTGATTTATATAGAAAACATGCCCAGGAACTTATACATAAAGGGCATGCTTACCATTGCTTCTGCAGCACCGAAACCTTGCAGCAGATGCGTGAGGAACAGCAAACACGAGGAGATTTCGTAAAATACGATCGCCGATGCTTATCGCTTAGTAAAGATGAAGTTCATAAAAGACTCCAAGCCGGAGAACCACATGTAATCCGCTTAAAAATGCCCGACGACAGAAAGTTTAACTTTAACGACATGATTAGGGGTCACGTAGAAATGGATTCCTTTCAGAGTGATGATCAGGTACTAATAAAATCTGACGGTTTCCCCACATATCATCTTGCAGCAACTGTGGACGATCATTACATGCAAATCTCTCATGTGATACGGGGTGAGGAATGGCTATCTTCAACCCCTAAGCATATTTGGCTGTATGAATGTTTTGGGTGGGAACCCCCAATCTGGGTACATTTACCGCTCATTCTCAATACAGATAGATCCAAACTAAGTAAACGCATGAATGATGTATCGGCAGAGAGCTATTTACAAAAAGGTTATCTCAAAGAAGCCTTAATCAATTTTGTGGCTCTTTTAGGCTGGCATTCTGCTGACGATCGCGAGCTGTATAGTCTGGATGAACTCTGCAATTCATTTAGCCTAGAACGAGTCAACAAGGCTGGGGCTATCTTTGATCTTACAAAACTAGAGTGGATGAATGGCCAATACCTGAGAAGTTTGCCCTTAGATACAATTGCCAATAGAGCTCAGCCCTGGTTTACTCAAGAACAGATTTCGCATAAAAATCAGTATATTCAGATAATCGCTGCAGCTCGAGAAAGATCTGTGCTTCTGCCC
The DNA window shown above is from Candidatus Cloacimonadota bacterium and carries:
- the gltX gene encoding glutamate--tRNA ligase — its product is MKQIRVRFAPSPTGYLHIGGLRTALYDYLFARKNNGKCILRIEDTDQSREVKGAADMLISTLHKLGIDFDESPVEGGEFAPYTQSERLDLYRKHAQELIHKGHAYHCFCSTETLQQMREEQQTRGDFVKYDRRCLSLSKDEVHKRLQAGEPHVIRLKMPDDRKFNFNDMIRGHVEMDSFQSDDQVLIKSDGFPTYHLAATVDDHYMQISHVIRGEEWLSSTPKHIWLYECFGWEPPIWVHLPLILNTDRSKLSKRMNDVSAESYLQKGYLKEALINFVALLGWHSADDRELYSLDELCNSFSLERVNKAGAIFDLTKLEWMNGQYLRSLPLDTIANRAQPWFTQEQISHKNQYIQIIAAARERSVLLPDLAEYAQMFYAPPPLSGENSVFIQTEESQKVLEWYYENLSQTSDLASETIVALTQNGINELGIKGKKYYMPLRLALVGHAHGPDMPSIISILGKNEALLRLKNHLL